One Methanohalophilus mahii DSM 5219 genomic window carries:
- the feoB gene encoding ferrous iron transport protein B, with translation MKLPTLKTKGKCCQISETPSNGLEKIVLVGNPNVGKSVLFNHFSNSYTIVSNYPGTTVEISKGDGTIAGKEYEIIDTPGMYSMLPITEEERVAQKYVLDEDAHVYLHVVDAKNLRRMLPLTIQLIEADVPLILVLNMMDEAEERGVEIDTQRLAQRLGIPVVSTVSTTGRGLKELEETIANYKPTQKHFIPNYGEEIESAIEKTVSSLNSEYRVAKRALAQLLLQKDLIAFEKIQRKEEEPERIGLIVDDSQAEHSEPLNLKIAIKRQDNVNEIIDSVMTQKEDREKAAEKKTHENENSISRRIDKLLIRPITGIPILLLILYFGLYKFVGVFAAGTVVDYLEGTLFGEQINPWVIANFNALVPYPVIQDLFVGEYGIFTQAITYAIALIMPLVGAFFIVFSIIEDTGYLPRLAMLIDRLFKKIGLSGRAVIPMVLGFGCVTMATMVTRTLETKRERVIASMLLALAIPCSAQLGVILGVLSFSSKALFIWAIVVFLELILIGFLASKVMSGEKPNFFVEMPPLRLPKISNVAIKTYSRMQWYFLEVLPLFIVASVVIWIGRLIGLFDIAVKLLAYPSQWIGLPAEAGVMFLFGFFRRDFGAAGLFDMYNAGMLTGVNIVVAAVTLTLFMPCIAQFMMTVKERGLKTAFAMAAFIFPSAFGVGFVVNYLLNYFGVIL, from the coding sequence ATGAAGTTACCAACACTAAAAACAAAAGGCAAATGCTGCCAGATATCGGAAACTCCTTCAAACGGACTTGAAAAAATAGTGCTTGTAGGCAATCCGAATGTCGGAAAAAGTGTCCTCTTCAACCACTTCTCGAACAGCTATACCATAGTTTCCAACTATCCCGGAACCACGGTAGAGATCAGTAAAGGAGACGGAACGATAGCAGGAAAGGAGTACGAGATAATAGATACCCCCGGAATGTACTCTATGCTGCCCATTACAGAGGAGGAAAGGGTGGCCCAGAAATACGTCCTTGATGAAGATGCCCATGTATACCTCCATGTAGTGGATGCAAAAAATCTGAGGAGGATGCTGCCCCTTACAATCCAGTTAATTGAAGCAGACGTACCCCTCATACTTGTACTCAATATGATGGATGAGGCTGAAGAAAGAGGAGTAGAGATTGATACTCAGAGACTTGCACAAAGGCTGGGGATTCCAGTCGTTAGTACAGTCTCGACCACTGGCAGGGGTTTGAAAGAGCTGGAAGAGACTATCGCCAACTACAAACCCACTCAAAAGCATTTCATTCCAAATTACGGTGAAGAAATCGAATCTGCAATTGAGAAAACAGTTTCTTCCCTGAATTCTGAATATAGAGTAGCAAAAAGAGCCCTTGCACAACTTCTGCTCCAGAAGGATCTTATTGCTTTCGAAAAAATTCAAAGAAAGGAAGAAGAACCGGAAAGGATAGGACTAATTGTTGATGACAGCCAAGCTGAACACAGTGAACCACTCAATCTGAAAATAGCAATAAAAAGGCAGGATAATGTCAATGAAATAATCGATTCAGTCATGACACAGAAGGAAGATAGAGAGAAAGCAGCCGAAAAAAAGACGCATGAAAATGAAAACAGTATAAGTAGGCGTATTGATAAACTTCTGATCCGGCCAATTACAGGCATACCAATACTCCTCCTAATACTCTATTTCGGTCTTTACAAATTTGTAGGAGTATTTGCAGCAGGAACGGTGGTTGATTATCTGGAAGGAACACTTTTTGGAGAACAGATCAATCCATGGGTTATTGCTAATTTCAATGCCCTTGTTCCCTATCCAGTCATTCAGGACCTGTTTGTAGGAGAATATGGGATATTCACCCAGGCAATCACCTATGCTATCGCACTGATAATGCCCCTGGTAGGTGCTTTCTTCATAGTATTCTCGATAATAGAGGACACAGGATATCTGCCCAGGCTTGCCATGCTCATTGACAGACTATTCAAGAAGATTGGCCTCAGCGGAAGAGCAGTAATCCCCATGGTACTGGGATTTGGCTGTGTTACCATGGCGACAATGGTCACACGTACCCTGGAAACTAAACGTGAACGAGTCATAGCAAGCATGCTGCTTGCACTTGCTATTCCCTGCTCCGCACAGCTAGGAGTGATTCTGGGAGTGTTGTCCTTCAGCTCAAAAGCATTGTTCATATGGGCAATTGTAGTATTTTTGGAATTGATACTCATAGGATTTCTGGCATCAAAGGTCATGTCCGGAGAAAAACCAAATTTCTTTGTAGAAATGCCACCCCTGCGCCTGCCTAAAATATCCAATGTCGCTATAAAAACATACTCAAGGATGCAGTGGTATTTCCTTGAAGTGTTGCCACTGTTTATTGTAGCCAGTGTAGTGATATGGATTGGAAGACTCATCGGTCTGTTCGATATTGCTGTGAAACTGCTGGCATATCCCTCACAGTGGATAGGTTTGCCCGCAGAGGCAGGGGTGATGTTCCTGTTTGGATTCTTCAGGAGAGATTTTGGTGCTGCCGGTCTTTTCGACATGTATAATGCAGGAATGCTGACCGGAGTAAACATTGTGGTAGCTGCTGTTACCCTGACCCTGTTCATGCCCTGCATAGCCCAGTTCATGATGACAGTAAAGGAAAGGGGACTAAAAACAGCCTTTGCAATGGCAGCTTTCATATTCCCAAGTGCCTTTGGAGTTGGTTTTGTAGTCAATTACCTGCTCAATTATTTCGGAGTGATACTATGA
- a CDS encoding SOUL family heme-binding protein — protein sequence MGVPTAEYDVLEKPADDIEIRYYPEMVIARTNASSSKEAFRKIAAYIFGSNEKQLKISMTTPVITCYPQEEGMEMAFVLPEEFTSTKPPAPLSEDVVLQTLSPRRIAVVKFRGSISDAIISHKRSYLEQFLDSHDYIHKGLFFRLSYDPPWVPDFLKRHEIATRIE from the coding sequence ATGGGGGTTCCTACTGCTGAATATGACGTATTGGAGAAGCCGGCCGATGATATAGAAATTCGTTATTATCCGGAAATGGTGATTGCCAGGACGAATGCATCGAGTTCGAAAGAGGCTTTCAGGAAAATAGCGGCATACATCTTCGGCTCCAATGAAAAACAATTGAAGATTTCAATGACCACTCCTGTGATTACTTGTTATCCTCAGGAAGAGGGGATGGAGATGGCTTTTGTGCTACCCGAGGAATTTACTTCTACAAAACCACCTGCTCCTCTCTCAGAGGATGTGGTACTGCAAACACTGTCCCCTCGCAGGATTGCAGTGGTTAAGTTCAGGGGCAGCATTTCCGATGCCATCATTTCCCATAAACGCAGTTATCTGGAACAATTCCTGGATTCCCATGATTACATCCACAAAGGCCTTTTCTTCCGGCTAAGCTATGACCCTCCCTGGGTACCGGATTTCCTGAAACGTCATGAGATTGCCACCAGGATTGAATGA
- the uvrB gene encoding excinuclease ABC subunit UvrB — translation MPEFELVSNYSPRGDQPQAIDNLSNGINGGFRHQTLLGVTGSGKTFTMANVIQNVQRPTLVIAHNKTLAAQLFSEFRDFFPDNAVEYFVSYYDYYQPEAYLPTTDTYIEKDSSINEEIDRLRLSATKSLMERRDVIVVSSVSCIYNLGSPKEWQEMSLFLKPGDEVDRSWIFGKLVDIQYERNDVEFTQGTFRARGDTVEIFPAQDNVAVRVEMFGDEIDRISYFEPLTGKVVREVEDDMQVVIYPAKHFVMPQSQIDRALVSIEEELKDTVAEFEKQGQLLEAQRIMQRTRFDIEMIEELGYCSGIENYSRHFDGRKPGEAPSSLLDFFPDDYLLIIDESHVTIPQIGGMHNGDRARKKSLIEYGFRLPSAFDNRPLNYREFEERINQAVYVSATPADYELGLSDQVVEQIIRPTGLVDPPVQVRPVANQIDDLMEEVRKVSERGYRTLVTTLTKKMAEDLTDYLLEMGIRVRYMHSDIDTLERAEIVRELRKGTFDVLVGINLLREGLDIPEVALVAILDADKEGFLRSERSLIQTIGRASRNVDAYAIMYADRITGSMSRAMSEMERRRNIQLEFNRKHNITPTSIMKEIQREIVEVEEVSTPAAGVDMGLSKMEANSMLIDLEAEMHEAARNLEFEEAARLRDAIREMRETYSL, via the coding sequence ATGCCGGAGTTTGAACTTGTATCAAACTACAGTCCCCGTGGTGACCAGCCACAGGCGATCGATAATCTTTCGAATGGTATAAACGGTGGTTTCAGGCACCAGACACTGCTGGGTGTGACCGGCTCAGGTAAGACCTTCACAATGGCAAATGTCATTCAAAATGTGCAGAGGCCTACCCTTGTAATTGCTCATAACAAAACCCTTGCAGCCCAGTTGTTTTCAGAATTCCGCGACTTTTTCCCGGACAATGCTGTTGAATATTTTGTCAGTTATTACGATTATTACCAGCCCGAAGCCTATCTTCCCACAACTGATACCTATATTGAAAAGGATTCTTCCATCAATGAAGAGATAGATCGGTTGAGGTTGTCTGCCACCAAGTCGCTTATGGAGCGCAGGGACGTAATTGTTGTATCCAGTGTGTCATGCATCTACAACCTGGGTTCTCCTAAAGAATGGCAGGAAATGTCCCTTTTCCTGAAACCGGGAGATGAGGTTGACAGGAGCTGGATATTCGGTAAACTTGTGGATATCCAGTATGAAAGGAATGATGTGGAATTCACCCAGGGTACTTTCCGTGCCAGGGGGGACACTGTCGAGATATTCCCGGCACAGGATAATGTGGCAGTGCGGGTAGAGATGTTCGGGGATGAGATCGACAGGATTTCCTATTTTGAGCCACTTACCGGCAAGGTTGTACGTGAAGTGGAAGATGATATGCAGGTTGTGATCTATCCTGCCAAGCATTTTGTTATGCCCCAGTCACAGATTGATCGTGCCCTTGTATCTATTGAAGAGGAACTGAAGGATACAGTTGCCGAATTTGAAAAACAGGGCCAATTGCTGGAGGCCCAGCGTATCATGCAACGTACCAGATTTGATATCGAAATGATAGAAGAGCTCGGGTATTGCAGTGGTATTGAAAATTATTCCCGCCATTTTGACGGCCGCAAACCGGGTGAGGCTCCTTCTTCACTGCTGGATTTCTTCCCGGATGATTATTTGCTCATCATCGATGAATCCCATGTGACTATCCCGCAGATTGGAGGGATGCATAACGGGGATCGGGCACGCAAAAAATCCCTTATTGAATATGGTTTCCGTCTGCCTTCGGCCTTCGACAACCGGCCCCTGAATTACAGGGAATTCGAGGAGAGGATCAATCAGGCCGTTTATGTTTCCGCCACACCTGCAGATTATGAGCTGGGATTGAGTGATCAGGTTGTGGAGCAGATCATTCGTCCTACAGGGCTTGTTGATCCACCGGTGCAGGTCAGGCCTGTGGCAAATCAGATAGATGACCTGATGGAAGAAGTCCGGAAGGTATCGGAAAGGGGTTACAGGACCCTTGTGACAACCCTGACTAAGAAAATGGCCGAGGATCTGACCGACTACCTGCTGGAAATGGGTATCAGGGTGCGGTATATGCATTCGGACATCGATACACTGGAGCGGGCCGAGATCGTGCGGGAATTACGTAAGGGCACCTTTGATGTGCTTGTGGGGATTAACCTGTTACGTGAAGGGCTGGACATTCCCGAGGTCGCTCTTGTGGCAATACTCGATGCAGATAAGGAAGGCTTCCTGCGTTCGGAACGCTCTCTCATCCAGACGATTGGCCGGGCTTCGCGGAATGTGGATGCTTATGCTATTATGTATGCGGACAGGATTACCGGTTCAATGTCCCGTGCAATGAGTGAGATGGAAAGAAGACGTAACATTCAACTGGAGTTCAATCGCAAGCATAACATTACACCGACCAGTATCATGAAGGAAATTCAGCGTGAAATCGTAGAGGTTGAAGAGGTATCCACTCCTGCTGCCGGGGTTGATATGGGGCTTTCCAAAATGGAGGCCAATAGCATGCTTATTGATCTGGAGGCAGAGATGCATGAGGCTGCACGTAACCTGGAATTCGAGGAAGCAGCCCGGCTGAGGGATGCTATCAGGGAAATGAGGGAAACCTATTCTCTCTAA
- a CDS encoding proteasome-activating nucleotidase has translation MSDATANTPIENTNNTVDNAEEMDSEIESLKKENEELRVQSESMRAKLLEANMLANNYLEEMEKLKEQLERITSPPLFIATVMETEDDMALIRQHGNNQEVVTQIPAEFRDEIEPGVRVSINAAFSIVSIMRKATDMRAQIMEVINSPDVDYDMIGGLDDVLNEVIESVEMPLTEPELFDKIGIEPPSGVLMYGDPGTGKTLIAKAVASRAHASFIRMSGSDLVQKFIGEGARLVKDVFQMARDKSPCILFIDEIDAVGGMRTHDGTTGSAEVNRTMLQLLSEMDGFEPRGQVKIIAATNRIDLLDPALLRPGRFDRVIEIPIPDEKAREDILRIHTRHMNLADDVDMAKLAKMANGLSGADLKIIVKEAGMFVLRRRGEQITMKDMTEAFNKITTEEEQGTVSGMFA, from the coding sequence ATGTCCGATGCAACTGCAAATACTCCTATTGAAAATACCAATAACACTGTTGATAATGCAGAGGAGATGGACTCTGAGATCGAATCACTCAAAAAGGAAAATGAGGAACTACGAGTCCAGAGTGAATCTATGAGAGCAAAGCTTCTTGAAGCAAATATGCTGGCAAACAACTACCTCGAGGAAATGGAAAAACTCAAGGAGCAACTCGAGCGTATTACATCACCCCCCCTTTTCATTGCAACTGTCATGGAAACAGAAGATGACATGGCACTTATCCGCCAGCATGGCAACAATCAGGAAGTAGTTACACAGATTCCCGCGGAGTTCAGGGATGAAATTGAACCGGGAGTGCGAGTATCAATCAATGCTGCATTTTCCATTGTATCAATAATGCGTAAAGCAACCGACATGCGCGCCCAGATAATGGAAGTAATCAATTCCCCTGATGTAGATTACGATATGATAGGCGGGCTGGATGACGTCCTCAACGAGGTAATCGAATCCGTAGAGATGCCCCTTACCGAACCCGAACTATTCGATAAGATCGGTATCGAACCCCCATCAGGTGTCCTTATGTACGGTGACCCTGGAACAGGAAAAACACTGATTGCCAAAGCAGTGGCATCCCGGGCGCATGCAAGCTTTATACGCATGTCCGGTTCAGACCTTGTCCAGAAATTCATCGGAGAAGGAGCAAGGCTTGTGAAAGATGTGTTCCAGATGGCCCGGGATAAATCCCCATGCATCCTGTTTATTGATGAGATCGATGCCGTGGGCGGAATGCGTACCCATGATGGCACCACAGGTTCTGCAGAAGTAAATCGTACAATGCTGCAACTGTTGTCCGAGATGGATGGTTTCGAGCCACGTGGCCAGGTCAAGATCATAGCGGCCACAAACCGTATTGACCTGCTTGACCCAGCACTTCTTCGCCCGGGAAGATTTGACAGGGTTATTGAAATACCAATACCCGATGAAAAAGCACGCGAGGATATCCTCAGGATCCATACCCGACACATGAATCTTGCAGATGATGTGGATATGGCCAAACTTGCCAAAATGGCCAACGGCCTGAGTGGAGCAGACCTCAAAATCATTGTCAAGGAAGCAGGGATGTTTGTCCTGCGTCGCAGGGGCGAACAGATCACCATGAAGGATATGACCGAAGCCTTCAATAAGATCACAACGGAAGAAGAACAGGGTACAGTAAGCGGGATGTTTGCCTAA
- a CDS encoding TIGR00304 family membrane protein, with the protein MNSAENSITKGFVLITIGFFLLFLGFITKAIYGNGAQSEFGGLVLIGPIPIVIGSSVGVSYSMLLLGLLIFAIYILLWRTNR; encoded by the coding sequence ATGAATTCAGCAGAAAATTCTATAACAAAGGGTTTCGTGCTGATTACAATCGGCTTTTTTCTATTGTTTTTAGGTTTTATTACAAAAGCGATTTATGGAAATGGAGCCCAGTCCGAATTTGGCGGGCTTGTACTGATTGGTCCGATTCCAATTGTTATAGGTTCTTCTGTAGGTGTTTCCTATTCAATGCTTCTATTAGGACTTTTGATATTTGCGATTTACATTTTGCTATGGAGGACTAACCGTTGA
- a CDS encoding metal-dependent transcriptional regulator, with the protein MKISNDAEEIIEKMWRFTEEKGMVSVPLDTLGVEKKSPEILELIEKKNITLQGNNIILSQKGIENGRNVVRRHRLAERLLADVLDTKDRYIHNAACEFEHVLHRGIDDKICTLLGHPKTCPHGRNIPEGECCRKAKDRIERVVAPLSALSNGQQGKVAYFDIKDEERLQKIMSMGVLPSMPIGLVQSYPSYVFDLEHTRYAVDREMADCIYVKIESGS; encoded by the coding sequence GTGAAGATCAGTAACGATGCAGAAGAGATCATTGAGAAAATGTGGAGATTTACAGAAGAAAAGGGAATGGTTTCAGTTCCACTGGATACACTCGGGGTGGAAAAAAAATCACCCGAAATACTCGAACTAATAGAGAAGAAAAACATCACCCTTCAGGGCAACAATATAATTCTCAGCCAGAAGGGAATTGAAAACGGCAGAAACGTAGTCAGAAGACACCGGCTTGCCGAACGTTTGCTTGCAGACGTGCTTGACACAAAGGACAGGTATATCCACAATGCTGCCTGTGAATTCGAACATGTGCTCCACAGGGGCATAGATGATAAAATATGCACCCTTCTGGGCCATCCCAAAACATGCCCCCACGGAAGAAATATCCCAGAAGGAGAGTGCTGCAGAAAAGCCAAAGACAGAATCGAGAGGGTCGTTGCACCTCTCTCGGCCCTGAGCAATGGCCAACAGGGCAAGGTTGCATATTTTGACATAAAGGATGAAGAAAGACTACAAAAAATCATGTCAATGGGAGTGCTGCCAAGCATGCCCATAGGACTTGTACAGTCATATCCATCCTATGTTTTCGACCTGGAACATACACGTTATGCAGTTGACCGGGAAATGGCAGACTGCATCTATGTGAAAATCGAGAGCGGGTCTTGA
- a CDS encoding DNA alkylation repair protein gives MTTTDTILEKLHENAKPDAVDGMKKYGITPSESLGVSIPILRSIAKDTGKDHELALALWEIDLRETRILASMVDVPSKVTTEQMDRWARDFDYWEICDQCCMNLFEKTSLARDRAFEWSGKQEEFVKREGFVMMARLAVSDKQAPDEAFLAFFPVIEREAVDGRNMVKKAVNWALRQIGKRSLYLNNRATECAERIGKIDSKSARWIASDALRELRSEKVLERLNRKVARNH, from the coding sequence ATGACTACAACAGATACTATCCTTGAAAAGTTACATGAAAATGCTAAGCCAGATGCTGTGGATGGTATGAAAAAGTATGGTATCACGCCATCTGAATCTTTGGGAGTTTCAATACCGATTCTGCGCAGCATTGCAAAGGATACAGGAAAAGATCATGAACTGGCCCTTGCCCTATGGGAAATAGACCTGAGGGAAACTCGCATCCTTGCCAGTATGGTGGACGTACCTTCAAAGGTAACGACAGAACAGATGGATCGTTGGGCAAGGGATTTTGATTACTGGGAAATATGTGACCAGTGTTGCATGAACTTGTTTGAAAAAACATCTCTTGCCCGGGACAGGGCTTTTGAATGGAGTGGCAAACAGGAGGAGTTTGTCAAAAGGGAAGGGTTTGTTATGATGGCCCGGCTGGCTGTAAGCGATAAGCAGGCTCCTGATGAAGCCTTTCTTGCCTTTTTCCCGGTAATTGAACGTGAAGCTGTCGACGGGCGCAATATGGTGAAAAAGGCTGTGAACTGGGCCCTGCGCCAGATAGGAAAACGTAGTCTATACCTTAATAACAGGGCCACAGAATGTGCTGAACGAATAGGGAAGATCGATTCCAAAAGTGCCCGGTGGATTGCCTCGGATGCTTTGAGAGAACTTCGCAGTGAAAAAGTTCTGGAGAGACTTAACCGCAAGGTTGCCAGGAATCATTGA
- a CDS encoding dihydroneopterin aldolase family protein encodes MENRPDDAQIAAFEAGIKLGALYHQFTGSPLNLQNADSMERAIAESISVQPFVEEINVNINRDMIATKLNDEFGYCELEGRMLTVGLQVIHGNTRIRASMTYNQERDYPLMEINEVESLS; translated from the coding sequence ATGGAAAACAGACCTGATGATGCACAAATAGCCGCCTTTGAAGCAGGGATCAAACTGGGAGCCCTCTACCACCAGTTCACGGGTTCGCCCCTTAACCTGCAAAATGCGGATAGCATGGAAAGAGCCATTGCTGAAAGTATTTCTGTACAGCCGTTTGTTGAAGAGATCAATGTGAATATAAACAGGGATATGATAGCCACAAAATTAAATGATGAATTCGGATACTGTGAGCTTGAGGGAAGAATGTTGACAGTAGGCCTGCAAGTAATTCACGGAAATACCAGAATCCGGGCATCCATGACCTACAACCAGGAACGGGATTACCCCCTTATGGAAATAAATGAGGTCGAAAGCCTCTCATAA
- a CDS encoding gluzincin family metallopeptidase: protein MESGHYSFTSIVFYSLISVTLFCVLATSQASADWGQNEVEVNSVYEVGCGVVHVSKEITFTNMDENTRYWQGFYSSLNYPVAPGHSNLSSFDDSSEIKSKRAEDGGNYYMFTFNENVWYGDSYILTLEYDVRMDPIYTTFTIREQSDSGNVKLIVPDNYEAYLEDVDYAKENLDDHAVYTFDNKSFQEFPLRIDCVKTVDTMVDSEIVSLEGRNVSISVEYRQGNDEWAQNVLDKTATYLPLLEDVWGAPYPGNSYLTIRESSIAETKGYDGFNYGNGTISLLHSAGDRVLIHELSHSWTHACNFEQLWMHEGYANLYTFLVLKQTNPEKALTMKSELEDGYGKNGHNFVQALDGWSIPDEYNTSSSESIGYGYSKSFVFVSDIYENVGFERMQIANRKLLATGNVDTSDHISIIESVSGKEFDEMYSNFV from the coding sequence ATGGAATCAGGACATTATTCTTTTACCAGCATTGTATTTTATTCTCTTATTTCTGTGACTTTGTTTTGTGTGCTGGCAACCTCTCAGGCTTCAGCGGACTGGGGGCAGAATGAAGTGGAAGTGAATTCAGTATATGAAGTAGGCTGCGGGGTTGTCCATGTCTCAAAAGAGATAACTTTTACCAATATGGATGAAAATACCCGTTACTGGCAGGGATTTTACTCTTCACTAAATTATCCTGTTGCCCCGGGTCATTCGAATCTTAGTTCCTTTGATGATTCTTCTGAAATAAAATCCAAAAGAGCTGAGGATGGGGGAAACTATTACATGTTTACATTCAATGAGAATGTATGGTATGGAGATAGTTACATTTTAACACTGGAATATGATGTAAGGATGGACCCCATCTATACCACTTTCACAATACGGGAACAATCGGATTCTGGAAATGTGAAACTCATTGTCCCGGATAATTATGAGGCATATCTGGAAGATGTTGACTATGCAAAAGAAAATCTGGACGATCATGCAGTTTATACGTTTGATAACAAAAGTTTCCAGGAATTTCCTTTGCGGATAGATTGTGTAAAAACAGTGGACACCATGGTTGACAGTGAAATTGTTTCCCTGGAAGGCAGGAATGTCAGCATCAGTGTTGAATACCGGCAAGGAAATGATGAATGGGCACAGAATGTGCTGGACAAAACGGCTACATATCTTCCCTTGCTGGAGGATGTCTGGGGAGCTCCTTACCCGGGCAATTCATATCTCACAATAAGGGAATCCTCAATTGCGGAAACCAAAGGCTACGATGGTTTCAATTATGGTAATGGTACGATATCCCTTCTACACTCAGCAGGAGACCGTGTGCTGATACATGAGCTTTCCCACAGCTGGACCCATGCATGCAATTTTGAGCAACTCTGGATGCATGAAGGTTACGCCAATCTGTATACTTTCCTCGTGTTAAAACAGACAAATCCAGAAAAAGCCCTAACTATGAAATCCGAACTTGAGGATGGCTATGGTAAAAATGGGCACAATTTTGTACAGGCTCTTGATGGCTGGTCGATTCCGGATGAATATAACACTTCCAGCTCAGAATCAATTGGATATGGTTACAGTAAATCTTTTGTTTTCGTATCAGATATTTATGAAAATGTTGGATTTGAGAGGATGCAAATCGCCAACAGGAAGTTGTTGGCCACCGGGAATGTGGATACTTCTGATCATATTTCAATAATTGAATCGGTTTCAGGCAAAGAGTTCGATGAAATGTATTCTAATTTTGTCTAA
- a CDS encoding TIGR00304 family membrane protein produces MIGNILVYGGMAFIGIGIFLIMRGVYEQNVFHKKQSSSQTHGHVNEIHTGDEGDYSRTDVKSGGVIMIGPLPIIFGSDSNTSKKAMVLAIILMLIYLLVVVLV; encoded by the coding sequence TTGATCGGGAATATACTTGTTTACGGGGGAATGGCCTTTATTGGAATTGGTATTTTCCTGATAATGCGGGGTGTCTATGAACAAAATGTATTTCACAAAAAACAGTCGTCATCACAGACACATGGTCATGTGAATGAAATCCATACAGGTGATGAAGGTGATTATTCACGTACCGATGTCAAAAGTGGAGGGGTTATCATGATTGGCCCCCTGCCGATAATTTTTGGTTCTGACAGCAACACCTCCAAAAAAGCGATGGTGCTTGCCATAATTCTGATGCTGATTTACCTTTTGGTGGTAGTATTGGTATAA
- a CDS encoding rubrerythrin family protein, which produces MSTLENLEGAFAGESMANRKYLAFAKKADDEGFPQIAKLFRAAAAAETVHAHNHLEIMNGIKSTEENLREAIEGETYEFEEMYPAFITQAKKEDNGKAAWSFDVANQVEAIHAELYKKALDNAGNNDEVDYYVCEVCGNTVENGAPDVCPICGAPASKFKKID; this is translated from the coding sequence ATGAGTACGCTTGAAAACCTTGAAGGAGCATTTGCCGGCGAATCAATGGCAAACAGGAAGTATCTGGCCTTTGCAAAAAAAGCTGATGACGAAGGCTTTCCCCAGATTGCAAAACTTTTCAGGGCTGCCGCAGCAGCTGAGACAGTTCATGCTCACAACCATCTGGAAATTATGAATGGTATCAAGAGCACTGAGGAAAACCTCAGGGAGGCCATCGAAGGAGAAACCTATGAGTTTGAGGAAATGTATCCCGCATTCATAACACAGGCAAAAAAGGAAGACAACGGTAAGGCTGCCTGGAGTTTTGATGTTGCCAACCAGGTAGAGGCAATCCATGCCGAACTCTACAAGAAAGCCCTTGACAATGCAGGTAACAATGACGAGGTTGACTATTACGTCTGTGAGGTTTGTGGCAATACTGTGGAAAACGGTGCTCCTGATGTATGTCCTATCTGTGGGGCTCCCGCTTCTAAGTTCAAGAAAATTGATTAA